The Candidatus Obscuribacterales bacterium nucleotide sequence TGATGCCAAGCTGATTAATTTCAAGTACTTTTTTACGCGCAAGCTATTTTTCCTGCGGGAAACCGACGCGGTTGCCCTCTTTCCAGGTGGATTTGGTACCCAGGATGAAGCCTTTGAATGTCTCACCTTGATGCAAACCGGCAAATCTCCCTTAATTCCCGTTGTCCTAGTCGATGAGCCAGGGCGGGGCTACTGGAAAAGTTGGGATGCCCACATTCGAGAGCACCTGCTGAAAACCAACCTGATTAGTCCCGATGATCTCAGCCTGTACACGATCACCGACAATATCGACGTGGCCTGTAACGTGATCATGAGCTTCTATCAGGTCTACCACTCCAGCCGCTACGTGGGCGATCGCTTAGTCATCCGCCTGAAGTCGGAGCTATCGGATGCGGCGCTGGAAGAACTAAATGAAACATTCCACGATATCTTAGTCCAAGGGCGGATTGAGAGAAGCCCGGCAGTGGTGTCGGAGCCAGACCCAGAACTAGACGGACTTCCTCGTTTAGTCATGCACTTCAATCAGCGAGATCTTGGACGGCTTTACCAACTCATTTGCGCTATTAATCGACTAGGTGCGCCCACCATCGCTGATGCACATCCTGAGAAAAAGTAGCGCTGCGATCTCTGCGGATGCATGAGCTATTCCTAACGACCTTACCCAAGGTTGAAACACGTTGAGATGCGACGTTGAGGAGCGTCCATCCGTGATGGGACAGGCTAAACCTCTCAGGCGATCGCCGGATTTATGCCAACTGTTTTGACCTGACTATGACCTATTGTCTTGGTATTGTGACACGCTACGGATTGGTGTTGGCGGCCGACTCTCGCACCAATGCAGGGGTGGACTATATTTCCACCTACCAAAAGCTATTTGACTTCTCGGTGCCCGGACAGCGGGTGATTATGCTGTGTACCGCCGGCAATCTGTCGATGACCCAGAGTGTTCTCTACTCCATCGAGCAGGATCTCAAAAGCGACGAACTAGAAAATCTCCATACACTGCCGACACTGTATGA carries:
- a CDS encoding LOG family protein, with translation MTAYPSHQSLDALQAEINTLLTQLPELDHGELIQRALMTLVRMAEVEADRLDWKILNSSLQDMERAFRVFYLYRHVRKIAIFGSARMSPETAEYQMAAAFAHQITQQGFMVMTGGGGGIMQAGNEGATAAKSFGLNIQLPFEQTSNPFIEGDAKLINFKYFFTRKLFFLRETDAVALFPGGFGTQDEAFECLTLMQTGKSPLIPVVLVDEPGRGYWKSWDAHIREHLLKTNLISPDDLSLYTITDNIDVACNVIMSFYQVYHSSRYVGDRLVIRLKSELSDAALEELNETFHDILVQGRIERSPAVVSEPDPELDGLPRLVMHFNQRDLGRLYQLICAINRLGAPTIADAHPEKK